A stretch of the Ornithodoros turicata isolate Travis chromosome 4, ASM3712646v1, whole genome shotgun sequence genome encodes the following:
- the LOC135393122 gene encoding uncharacterized protein LOC135393122, which yields MMWFLLLLLWLGETGAEEFVDAPEVGHTFRVLQQSPKIHTAQPLDALGNASGGKPLRFSELEQIMALIGFRETRREENSSHDSSVRSSVAAPNALLRDSRGGTAGNGTSTGHTLSRFGFLAEVGVVSLFVGAVMVLLGCVAVSVFKDTCRRLLPSVTRILMSGSDDTTDLLNGSIIASTLRSSNDKGEIEKMRKKRLQRGPFTMMRNLDSNNRLV from the exons ATGATGTGGTTCTTGTTGCTCCTGTTGTGGCTGGGAGAGACCGGAGCAGAAGAGTTCGTCGATGCTCCAGAGGTCGGCCACACGTTTCGGGTTCTTCAACAATCGCCGAAGATCCATACTGCGCAGCCACTGGACGCACTC GGTAATGCCTCTGGCGGTAAACCACTGAGGTTCTCAGAATTGGAGCAGATCATGGCTCTTATCGGCTTTCGAGAAACACGCCGTGAGGAAAACAGCAGCCATGACAGCAGCGTGAGAAGCTCCGTGGCAGCGCCCAACGCACTCTTGCGCGACAGTCGTGGCGGAACTGCAGGAAATGGAACTTCCACTGGGCATACGCTTTCACGGTTCGGGTTTCTGGCGGAGGTGGGCGTTGTATCACTCTTCGTGGGCGCAGTCATGGTCCTTCTAGGGTGTGTGGCTGTATCTGTCTTCAAGGACACATGTAGACGACTTTTGCCATCG GTCACTCGAATCCTGATGAGCGGCAGCGACGATACTACGGATCTTCTCAACGGCAGCATAATCGCTTCCACGTTGCGGTCTTCGAACGACAAAGGAGAAATCGAGAAGATGAGGAAAAAGCGCCTCCAGCGCGGCCCATTTACGATGATGCGAAATCTTGATTCAAATAATAGGCTAGTCTAG